One stretch of Candidatus Bathyarchaeia archaeon DNA includes these proteins:
- a CDS encoding 2,3-bisphosphoglycerate-independent phosphoglycerate mutase: MKLIQSPGGLRLKMKGIMVICDGMGDRPHSEHGGMTPLEAAETPNMDAMADEGLVGFMDVVAPGVPPGSDVAHLSLFGYDPHEYYTGRGGFEAVGAGLSLSPGDVAFRCNFATVDDDLTVMDRRAGRIKEDADKLMPAIRGFRLDVEGLTYEFHHTVEHRGVLVFRGKNLSRHVSDTDPHKVGERILKSTPLEPEEAAERTAEALNQFTLKSFEALKDHPVNLKRIQEGKPPANIILSRGAGTLPTLQTIPQKYGVKASAIAAVALVRGICKVVGMELINVPGATGGLDTNYSAKAEAALKSIKENDLTILHVKATDVASHDGDFEEKRRAIEKIDEMIGVIRREVRSSNVFVAVTADHTTPIAVRDHMGDPVPFLLWGPGVFRSGVGRFCERTARKGNAGRLRGPDLIRELMNYMGFSQKFGF; encoded by the coding sequence ATGAAGCTAATTCAATCGCCGGGTGGTTTAAGGTTGAAGATGAAGGGTATAATGGTGATCTGCGACGGCATGGGGGATCGACCCCACTCCGAGCATGGTGGGATGACTCCGCTGGAGGCCGCGGAGACCCCGAACATGGACGCGATGGCGGATGAAGGTTTAGTCGGTTTCATGGACGTGGTCGCACCAGGCGTTCCTCCGGGAAGCGATGTGGCTCACCTCTCCTTGTTCGGATACGACCCACACGAATATTATACGGGTAGAGGGGGTTTTGAGGCCGTAGGGGCTGGGTTAAGTCTTTCTCCTGGGGATGTGGCTTTCCGATGCAACTTCGCCACCGTTGACGACGATCTGACGGTTATGGACCGCAGGGCAGGTAGGATTAAGGAGGACGCTGATAAATTGATGCCCGCTATCAGGGGATTCAGGTTAGACGTTGAAGGTTTAACCTATGAGTTTCATCACACAGTGGAGCATAGAGGCGTCTTGGTCTTCAGGGGAAAAAACCTAAGCAGACATGTTTCCGACACAGATCCACATAAAGTTGGAGAAAGGATTTTAAAATCCACCCCTCTCGAGCCTGAGGAGGCGGCTGAGAGAACCGCTGAAGCCCTAAACCAGTTTACGTTAAAATCCTTCGAGGCGTTAAAGGATCATCCAGTCAATTTGAAGCGAATCCAGGAGGGAAAACCGCCAGCTAACATCATTCTCTCAAGGGGGGCGGGCACATTACCCACGCTTCAAACAATTCCTCAAAAATATGGGGTTAAGGCCTCAGCCATCGCAGCCGTCGCATTGGTCAGAGGGATTTGCAAGGTTGTGGGCATGGAGTTAATCAACGTTCCAGGCGCCACCGGAGGCTTGGACACAAACTACTCGGCCAAGGCTGAGGCGGCCCTCAAGTCTATAAAGGAAAACGACCTAACAATCCTTCACGTGAAGGCGACGGACGTAGCCAGCCACGACGGAGACTTCGAGGAGAAGAGGCGCGCCATAGAGAAAATCGATGAAATGATAGGAGTAATACGTAGAGAAGTGAGGAGTTCAAACGTGTTCGTCGCCGTCACCGCCGATCATACAACCCCAATAGCCGTGAGGGATCATATGGGAGACCCGGTACCCTTCCTCCTCTGGGGTCCTGGAGTTTTCCGCAGCGGGGTGGGGCGATTCTGCGAAAGAACCGCGAGGAAGGGGAACGCGGGGAGGTTAAGGGGCCCTGATTTAATCCGTGAATTGATGAACTATATGGGTTTCAGCCAGAAGTTTGGCTTCTAA
- a CDS encoding rhomboid family intramembrane serine protease, with translation MNSLITHRSRGYGEKPKVTISLIALNLTVYAALALACRSPFKLTFQALSLLGQSNASVLRGAYWQLLTSLFVHSNILHLLGNMFFLLIFGLRAEDLFPASKYLFIYLASGLCGNLLTLLMGPYILSVGASGAIFGLYGASVIYLRRSMRRSILGALIYSIYLLLFNLGENVNLLSHVGGLTAGLTIGYLLSTFKYRR, from the coding sequence ATGAACAGCTTGATAACCCATAGGAGTCGAGGATACGGTGAGAAGCCGAAGGTAACCATAAGCCTCATAGCCCTCAACCTAACCGTATACGCGGCGTTAGCCCTCGCCTGCAGGAGCCCATTTAAACTTACCTTCCAAGCATTGTCATTGCTCGGGCAAAGCAACGCATCCGTTTTAAGGGGAGCCTACTGGCAACTCCTAACCTCACTGTTCGTACACTCAAACATACTTCACTTGCTGGGAAACATGTTCTTCCTCCTGATTTTCGGGCTGAGGGCCGAAGACCTGTTCCCCGCCTCAAAGTATCTCTTCATTTACCTAGCCTCAGGCCTATGCGGCAACCTCCTAACTCTACTCATGGGACCGTACATCCTGTCGGTTGGAGCCTCAGGTGCCATCTTCGGCCTATACGGAGCCTCAGTCATATATCTGAGGAGAAGCATGCGACGATCAATCCTCGGAGCCTTAATCTACTCCATTTACCTCCTCCTATTCAACCTCGGCGAAAACGTGAACCTCCTCTCCCATGTAGGAGGATTGACCGCAGGCCTAACCATAGGATACCTTCTATCGACTTTTAAATACCGCCGGTAA
- the mtxX gene encoding methanogenesis marker protein Mmp4/MtxX produces the protein MKDLLYNIRTQATARCAKVAVGLQKRSEDVFNSVLNAHRRGHAKVIIVCPEGEGWPQGVECVSARDPAETMISMLRRGEVDAAVRGTLSASGVIAEVKIQFKVDRMLRIALLTTARGSPFFLAPIGVDEGETLNEKAELIEAGVELHRRLGVNPKVSILSGGRLEDLGRSRLVDESLKNGEKLVRMMEERGKFEVKHHGILVEEALREGYTFIIAPSGISGNLIFRALVFLGGGMAIGAPYMGVPKPLVDVSRAMGDVSDAIALASALTKP, from the coding sequence TTGAAAGATCTGCTATATAACATCCGCACCCAAGCTACAGCCAGGTGCGCTAAAGTGGCTGTTGGATTGCAGAAGCGGTCAGAGGATGTATTCAACTCTGTGTTAAATGCTCACCGACGCGGCCACGCTAAAGTCATCATCGTTTGCCCTGAAGGTGAGGGTTGGCCTCAAGGCGTTGAATGTGTTTCGGCCCGAGATCCAGCGGAAACGATGATCTCCATGCTGCGAAGGGGTGAGGTGGATGCGGCCGTGAGGGGAACACTTTCGGCGAGCGGGGTGATCGCCGAGGTTAAGATACAGTTCAAGGTGGATAGGATGCTTCGAATCGCCCTTCTTACCACAGCGCGGGGGTCCCCATTCTTCCTGGCACCTATAGGCGTTGACGAGGGAGAAACCTTGAACGAAAAGGCTGAGCTTATTGAAGCGGGAGTTGAGCTGCATAGGAGGCTGGGAGTTAACCCTAAGGTTTCAATCCTGTCGGGTGGAAGGTTGGAGGATTTGGGACGTAGCAGGCTTGTAGACGAGTCCTTAAAAAACGGGGAAAAACTAGTCCGCATGATGGAGGAGAGGGGCAAGTTTGAGGTAAAACACCACGGAATACTCGTTGAAGAGGCTTTGAGGGAGGGTTACACATTTATCATCGCGCCATCAGGCATATCGGGCAACCTCATCTTTAGGGCTTTGGTCTTCTTGGGAGGTGGGATGGCCATCGGCGCCCCCTACATGGGCGTTCCTAAACCCTTGGTCGACGTTTCAAGGGCTATGGGTGATGTATCCGACGCCATCGCCCTAGCCAGCGCCTTAACGAAACCTTAA
- a CDS encoding MSMEG_0568 family radical SAM protein yields MSIDPATLKIHLHSYGVRLSPTIGGYRKGGAGPVGKSLILPGGLVASVPTLGGFVERSPYRILSEDGRLRLYRDDDYLGEVVEVPIPSFYAERTSDGTLMEKVAVLHGVDCLASTVYQKCVYWEMGIRCKFCSIEYSLNDGWTTLWKSPSQLAETAAKAEEEGVVKHVTLTTGTPNLTDRGARMLCESVKAIKDSTRLPVHVQLEPPNDLNDIAKLKDAGADTIGIHIESFDDKVLRETCPAKRGKERFFRCWEVAVELFGESQVSSFLIIGLGESDKSLYAGAEQMARLGVIPYPVPLRPHPKTELGDKAPPPPERTLKIYRAFLRIMESYGVHPEKCLAGCVRCGGCSAINDLRSIKTAYS; encoded by the coding sequence TTGAGCATCGACCCCGCTACGTTAAAAATACACCTACACTCCTACGGTGTAAGGCTCAGCCCAACCATAGGAGGCTATAGGAAAGGCGGAGCCGGTCCTGTTGGGAAATCTCTCATACTGCCCGGCGGCTTGGTCGCGTCGGTTCCAACCCTCGGGGGATTCGTAGAGCGATCACCCTACAGAATTCTAAGCGAGGATGGGAGGCTCAGGCTTTACCGCGACGATGATTACCTCGGTGAGGTGGTGGAGGTTCCTATCCCAAGTTTCTACGCGGAGAGAACCTCAGATGGAACCTTAATGGAGAAGGTCGCGGTTCTCCATGGGGTTGATTGCCTTGCCTCAACGGTCTACCAGAAATGCGTTTACTGGGAGATGGGTATAAGGTGTAAATTTTGCTCCATCGAATATTCCCTAAATGATGGATGGACCACATTGTGGAAGTCGCCTAGCCAGCTGGCTGAAACTGCGGCGAAGGCTGAGGAGGAAGGTGTCGTCAAGCACGTAACCCTAACCACTGGAACACCCAACTTAACCGATCGGGGCGCCCGTATGCTCTGCGAATCGGTGAAGGCGATCAAGGACTCGACGCGTCTACCGGTTCACGTTCAACTCGAGCCCCCGAATGATTTAAACGACATCGCAAAACTGAAAGACGCGGGAGCCGACACCATAGGCATTCACATTGAATCCTTCGACGACAAGGTTTTGAGGGAGACCTGTCCAGCTAAGAGGGGTAAAGAACGATTCTTTAGGTGCTGGGAGGTCGCGGTGGAGCTTTTTGGAGAGAGCCAGGTAAGCTCTTTTCTCATCATTGGACTAGGCGAAAGCGATAAAAGCCTATACGCCGGAGCTGAGCAAATGGCGAGGCTAGGCGTCATACCCTACCCTGTCCCCCTTCGACCCCATCCTAAGACTGAACTTGGGGACAAGGCTCCACCTCCACCGGAAAGGACTTTAAAAATCTACAGAGCATTTTTAAGGATCATGGAAAGCTACGGAGTTCACCCGGAGAAATGTCTCGCCGGCTGCGTGCGATGCGGGGGATGCTCAGCGATCAACGACTTACGAAGCATCAAAACCGCCTATTCATGA
- a CDS encoding ZIP family metal transporter, which yields MTVLLWILGCTLFISLLSFVGVFSLGIKDKLLKSVLFSLVGFSAGALIGGAFLHLLPEALTNSDSVPTFLYLIVGFTIFFLLEKILYWRHCHDGKCPIHMFTYLNLIGDGVHNFLDGLIISVSFLTSLPLGLASTFAVAAHEIPQELGDFGVLVYGGFTKLKALLYNFSSALTAIAGALMGYFLNTYVEDVTSPLIPFAAGGFLYIAASDLIPELHKQPDFKKSISSFTLFLVGLGFMGLMKLFID from the coding sequence ATGACCGTTTTACTTTGGATCCTAGGATGCACGCTATTCATCAGCCTACTGTCTTTTGTAGGCGTTTTCAGCCTAGGGATTAAGGATAAGCTTTTAAAAAGTGTCCTATTCAGCTTGGTCGGCTTTTCCGCGGGCGCGTTGATTGGAGGGGCGTTTCTACATTTGCTTCCGGAGGCTTTAACCAACTCCGACAGCGTTCCAACCTTCCTTTACCTCATTGTCGGGTTTACAATATTCTTCCTTCTAGAGAAGATCCTCTACTGGCGTCATTGCCATGATGGGAAATGCCCCATACACATGTTTACCTACTTAAATCTGATCGGCGACGGCGTTCATAACTTTTTGGATGGTTTAATCATCTCGGTAAGCTTTCTAACTAGCCTCCCCCTCGGCTTAGCCTCCACCTTCGCGGTGGCAGCTCATGAAATCCCCCAAGAGCTAGGAGACTTCGGCGTCCTCGTCTACGGCGGATTCACGAAGCTTAAAGCCTTATTATATAACTTCTCCTCGGCGTTAACCGCCATCGCCGGGGCCCTAATGGGCTACTTTCTAAACACCTACGTGGAAGACGTGACCTCTCCCTTAATACCATTTGCGGCTGGAGGCTTTCTCTACATAGCGGCCTCGGACCTCATTCCTGAGCTTCACAAACAACCTGACTTCAAAAAGTCAATATCATCCTTCACGCTGTTCTTGGTGGGCCTAGGATTTATGGGACTCATGAAGCTATTTATCGATTAA
- a CDS encoding hydrolase yields MPACLKREDCVLLCIDFQERLLQKIHMAEEIVKNAAVMVNSAKTLNVPIIVTEQYPKGLGKTDKRLVEALGNWYKPIEKVYFNCFKSGEFVNELEKHKRRSLLTMGVEAHICVTQTALGALKRNYQVYLLEDATSSRTPENRRIAFDRMVNEGVVPTSVEMVIYEMLEKSGTEEFKKILNFVK; encoded by the coding sequence ATGCCAGCATGTTTGAAGCGCGAGGACTGTGTCTTACTGTGTATTGATTTCCAGGAGAGGCTTTTACAAAAAATTCACATGGCCGAGGAGATCGTGAAAAACGCCGCTGTGATGGTAAACTCGGCGAAAACCTTGAACGTACCCATCATAGTGACTGAGCAATATCCTAAGGGGCTTGGGAAGACTGATAAACGGTTGGTAGAGGCTTTGGGGAACTGGTATAAACCGATCGAAAAAGTTTACTTTAACTGCTTTAAGTCAGGGGAGTTCGTTAACGAACTGGAGAAACACAAACGGCGAAGCCTGTTGACGATGGGGGTAGAAGCGCATATATGCGTAACCCAGACAGCTCTGGGGGCGCTGAAAAGAAATTACCAAGTATACCTGCTGGAGGACGCGACTTCTTCTCGAACCCCAGAGAACAGAAGGATAGCGTTTGATCGAATGGTCAACGAAGGGGTTGTGCCCACCTCCGTGGAAATGGTGATCTATGAGATGCTTGAGAAGTCAGGTACCGAGGAGTTTAAGAAAATACTCAACTTCGTTAAATGA
- a CDS encoding homoserine kinase, protein MERVVVKAPSSTSNLGAGFDVLGLALDVFADIVEVSFGPEKVKVEVEGVSKDRVSSDPAFNTAGLTASLILQRFNLEEGVKIKLSKGIPAGSGLGSSGASAAGTAIALNTLLDLGLSKLELVRVAAEGERVSAGAVHADNVAPSIYGGFTIIYSYKPILVQAYPPVDMTFALAVPSIEKTTEASRAILPRRVDLKDFVHNLGGACLAVAAMLKGDPESLGKAMMRDRVVEPKRAHLYKGYVEAKRAALKAGACGVTLSGAGPTAIAVVRNRKEGELVSNVMAETFQAMGVRCEGYVAKPTGGAKILST, encoded by the coding sequence ATGGAAAGGGTGGTCGTCAAGGCGCCTTCATCCACCAGCAACCTTGGGGCTGGCTTCGACGTCCTCGGACTCGCCCTAGATGTCTTCGCCGACATCGTCGAAGTGAGCTTTGGACCGGAAAAGGTAAAGGTTGAAGTGGAAGGTGTTTCCAAAGATAGGGTTAGCTCGGACCCAGCGTTCAACACCGCGGGGTTAACAGCGTCCCTAATTCTGCAACGCTTCAACTTGGAGGAGGGTGTGAAAATTAAGCTTAGCAAAGGCATCCCCGCTGGTTCAGGGCTAGGGAGCAGCGGGGCCAGCGCCGCTGGGACAGCTATCGCCCTCAACACCTTGCTGGATTTAGGATTGTCGAAACTGGAGTTGGTAAGAGTAGCGGCTGAAGGGGAGAGAGTCTCAGCCGGCGCTGTTCACGCCGACAACGTGGCCCCCTCCATCTACGGTGGTTTTACCATCATCTACTCCTATAAGCCCATCTTGGTTCAAGCCTATCCTCCCGTTGACATGACCTTCGCCCTAGCGGTTCCCTCGATTGAAAAGACCACAGAGGCCTCTAGGGCCATTTTGCCGAGGAGGGTGGATTTGAAGGATTTCGTTCACAATCTAGGTGGAGCATGTTTAGCGGTAGCCGCCATGTTGAAAGGCGATCCTGAATCCTTGGGAAAAGCGATGATGAGAGACAGAGTAGTGGAGCCTAAACGAGCCCACCTTTACAAGGGATACGTAGAAGCCAAGAGGGCAGCTTTAAAAGCTGGAGCATGTGGGGTTACCCTCAGCGGCGCCGGACCAACTGCCATCGCCGTTGTGAGAAACCGGAAGGAAGGTGAATTGGTTTCCAACGTGATGGCTGAAACCTTCCAAGCTATGGGAGTTCGCTGCGAGGGATACGTGGCAAAACCTACAGGTGGTGCGAAAATTCTTTCCACATAG
- a CDS encoding 4-hydroxythreonine-4-phosphate dehydrogenase — protein MVRFIFMLTHRDVTVPNALELLTEVRETGLRCIGFKDVGVGVDIMKRLVSEAHRSGMETFLEVVTDARDECVKSAETALELGVDYLIGGTYVDDTLKAIKGSEVKYFPYIGTVEGHPCVLKGSTDMIVADALRVAELGVDGVNLLAYRYVGDPEQLIRSVKEAINLPIIIAGSIDDEKKIMRVKGFEVWGFTIGGAIVEKRLLPSGSVRDQVTYVLSLIGER, from the coding sequence TTGGTTAGGTTCATCTTCATGCTTACCCATCGGGATGTAACGGTCCCAAACGCCCTAGAGCTCCTCACAGAGGTTAGGGAGACTGGTTTACGGTGCATTGGATTTAAGGATGTGGGAGTTGGCGTTGACATTATGAAGCGTCTAGTTTCGGAGGCTCATCGCTCAGGCATGGAGACGTTTCTTGAGGTGGTGACGGATGCGAGGGATGAATGCGTGAAGTCGGCTGAAACCGCTTTAGAATTAGGCGTGGACTACTTGATTGGAGGAACCTATGTGGACGACACGTTGAAGGCCATAAAGGGCTCAGAAGTTAAATACTTCCCCTACATCGGGACCGTGGAAGGGCATCCATGCGTCTTGAAAGGCTCAACGGATATGATCGTCGCTGACGCCCTACGAGTGGCTGAGCTTGGGGTCGACGGGGTAAACCTTTTAGCATACCGGTATGTTGGAGATCCGGAGCAGTTAATCCGGTCCGTTAAGGAAGCCATAAACCTCCCGATAATCATCGCCGGCTCCATTGACGATGAAAAGAAAATAATGAGGGTTAAAGGGTTTGAGGTGTGGGGGTTTACCATCGGCGGAGCCATCGTTGAGAAAAGGCTCCTACCTAGCGGCTCGGTAAGGGACCAAGTAACATACGTGTTAAGCCTCATCGGAGAAAGATAA
- a CDS encoding Gfo/Idh/MocA family oxidoreductase: MPEKLGVGFVGTGFVNTFHAKSFVNIRDAEITAVYSRSEKKGKAFASFCRDLGIGAPKPYVDLGEMVRDPKVDAVWIGNPNFLRLETVRTVVEEVIQGKAELKGISCEKPLARNVKEAEEMVRLVEKAGIPHGYLETNVFMPAVVRGKEIAWRRGAAISGRPYLARSAEEHSGPHSAWFWVGRNTGGGVLMDMMCHSLEGARYLLTGPDEEKDSLSLKTVSAEIATLKWSQPKYAKALKKRFGGEVDYLKEPAEDYAKAVVTYETKEGDVLMAESTNSWCFTGPGMRLIFELIGPEYFMEINDLKPHLHVFFSREVKGRAGEDFVEKQLAEQGLMPVLDDESFIYGYQSENRHMVQSFLKGEMPRENWHDGLFVVKMMMTCYMSAEERRKLKFPPAGLEDFIPKVATGTYNPRSALEGL, from the coding sequence ATGCCTGAGAAGTTAGGCGTTGGATTTGTGGGCACGGGTTTTGTAAACACGTTTCACGCCAAGTCGTTCGTTAACATTAGGGATGCTGAAATCACCGCTGTATATTCTAGAAGCGAGAAGAAAGGGAAGGCTTTCGCCTCCTTCTGCAGGGACCTAGGGATAGGCGCTCCAAAACCATACGTGGACCTGGGTGAGATGGTTAGGGATCCGAAGGTTGACGCCGTGTGGATTGGAAACCCGAACTTCCTCCGTTTGGAGACTGTTCGAACGGTCGTTGAGGAGGTTATTCAAGGGAAGGCTGAGTTGAAAGGAATCTCCTGCGAGAAGCCCCTAGCCAGAAACGTGAAGGAGGCTGAAGAGATGGTGAGGCTTGTTGAGAAGGCTGGCATACCCCACGGATACCTTGAAACCAACGTCTTCATGCCTGCTGTGGTGAGGGGGAAGGAGATCGCTTGGAGAAGGGGCGCAGCCATCTCCGGTCGCCCATATCTGGCGAGGTCCGCTGAAGAGCATTCAGGCCCGCATTCAGCGTGGTTCTGGGTCGGCAGAAACACTGGTGGAGGCGTGTTAATGGACATGATGTGCCACAGCCTTGAAGGCGCCCGTTACCTGCTCACCGGCCCAGATGAGGAAAAAGACTCACTGAGCTTAAAGACCGTCAGCGCGGAGATCGCCACCCTCAAATGGAGCCAACCAAAATACGCCAAGGCTTTGAAGAAGCGCTTCGGAGGGGAAGTCGACTATTTGAAGGAGCCGGCTGAAGACTACGCGAAGGCTGTGGTCACCTACGAGACGAAGGAGGGGGATGTTTTGATGGCTGAGTCAACAAACTCTTGGTGCTTTACGGGACCTGGCATGCGCCTCATATTCGAGTTGATTGGACCTGAATACTTCATGGAAATCAACGACCTTAAACCCCATTTACACGTGTTCTTCAGCCGGGAGGTGAAGGGAAGAGCCGGAGAAGACTTCGTTGAGAAACAGCTGGCCGAGCAGGGCCTCATGCCCGTGTTGGACGATGAGTCCTTCATATATGGGTATCAATCCGAGAACAGGCATATGGTTCAATCGTTTCTAAAAGGCGAAATGCCGAGGGAAAACTGGCATGACGGACTTTTCGTCGTCAAAATGATGATGACATGCTACATGTCAGCCGAGGAGAGACGGAAACTCAAATTCCCACCAGCTGGGCTGGAGGATTTTATCCCGAAAGTCGCGACTGGAACCTACAACCCAAGATCCGCGCTGGAGGGATTATAA
- a CDS encoding ribulose-phosphate 3-epimerase, whose product MSEDLAWRLISMVGLKYSVGASLLSADFSRLLEEVKRVEEAGVDFIHFDVIDTSFANYISFGSMLIESLRGLTDLPFDVHCYIMNPMKCVENLIKAGANSLSIHLEMTPNICHAIDYLKRRKVGVGVALLPETPPESLEYVLEELDAVTVVGIDLFYPGEWRFMPSQVKKIEKIRRMIDSRNIQVDLRVDGGVTLENAEEICKSGANVLVVGSALFHSEDMARTVRSFKQILVGKRH is encoded by the coding sequence ATGTCAGAGGACTTAGCTTGGAGGTTGATTTCCATGGTGGGTTTAAAATACAGCGTTGGGGCCTCTCTCCTATCGGCTGATTTTTCCCGTTTACTTGAGGAGGTGAAAAGGGTTGAGGAAGCGGGGGTAGACTTCATTCACTTTGACGTTATTGACACATCTTTCGCCAACTATATTTCTTTCGGCTCAATGCTCATAGAATCCCTTCGAGGCTTGACGGATCTTCCATTCGACGTTCACTGTTACATTATGAATCCTATGAAGTGCGTTGAAAATCTTATCAAGGCGGGAGCCAACTCGCTGTCCATCCATCTTGAAATGACGCCGAACATATGTCATGCGATTGACTACCTGAAGAGGAGAAAGGTTGGAGTAGGTGTGGCTTTGCTTCCTGAAACCCCACCTGAGTCGTTAGAGTATGTGTTAGAAGAGTTGGACGCCGTTACGGTGGTGGGGATAGATCTTTTCTACCCTGGTGAATGGCGGTTCATGCCAAGCCAGGTGAAGAAAATTGAGAAGATTCGTCGGATGATCGATAGTCGAAACATACAGGTGGATTTGAGGGTGGATGGTGGGGTAACGTTGGAAAACGCTGAAGAAATCTGTAAATCCGGTGCCAACGTCCTTGTAGTTGGATCCGCGCTGTTCCATAGCGAGGACATGGCGAGGACGGTTCGTTCCTTCAAACAGATTCTCGTAGGAAAAAGGCATTAA
- a CDS encoding extracellular solute-binding protein yields the protein MPEEKISRRKYAKYAGAGVVIVAAAAAGAYYVTRPKPTPTPTPTPTVKPTPTPTPTPTPTKPKYDYKTTFPTPPGATPKERAINGALMYLEAVPGAKGITLVMTGTPGSEGHFKPEYFKEFTDATGLKVKEVTIDWGDIVPKMTAESVEKSGAYDTFLLCPQHYLGYFVEKGLVLDPEASPANYYQRYQPQWKDESPCPPPPAFYKGINCYGGKLYGIVYDYDLWTLHYRADLFDDPKEKKKFYDKYGYELRPPRTWKEYDDISEFFTRPPNLYGTWVYVPLYWNRRNYKQILASRGVDYFDENMVPLIDSPAGIEAMEELKMRLDKFCPPEAMTGIWDSAYDFFAKGKLAMQMAWASLKKYCEAMGLGEKVKNVLTPGFPTKDGRVRHASMIGESHIEFVNKYSKHPELSFALLTYYADPEVSAKVVCDPAGFLEPFRVCHFDDPYVQKSYGGKYYTDVLKEAFDYVVPDINLPTAPEYDDVLTKHINAVLTGAESPKEGMKAVHDAWEETTERYGREKLIEALKTFGPPDHKGYGPKLAPLMNPDL from the coding sequence TTGCCTGAGGAAAAAATTTCTAGAAGGAAATACGCAAAGTATGCAGGGGCAGGTGTAGTAATCGTCGCGGCGGCGGCTGCAGGCGCATACTATGTGACAAGACCTAAACCAACACCGACGCCAACACCGACACCCACCGTTAAGCCAACCCCAACGCCCACACCAACACCGACACCTACAAAACCAAAATATGATTATAAGACGACTTTTCCAACGCCTCCAGGTGCGACCCCCAAGGAAAGAGCCATCAATGGGGCCCTTATGTATCTTGAGGCAGTCCCAGGGGCGAAGGGCATAACATTAGTGATGACTGGAACCCCGGGTTCAGAGGGACATTTTAAACCCGAATACTTCAAAGAGTTCACGGATGCTACAGGGCTTAAAGTGAAGGAGGTTACCATCGACTGGGGAGACATAGTTCCAAAGATGACAGCGGAGTCTGTGGAAAAATCAGGAGCCTACGACACATTCCTCCTATGCCCACAACACTATCTAGGCTACTTCGTCGAGAAAGGCTTGGTTTTAGACCCAGAGGCCTCACCCGCCAATTATTATCAGAGGTATCAGCCTCAATGGAAGGATGAATCTCCATGTCCACCTCCCCCAGCATTCTACAAGGGCATTAACTGCTATGGGGGTAAGCTGTACGGCATAGTTTATGACTACGACTTATGGACTCTCCACTATAGAGCAGACCTGTTCGACGATCCTAAGGAGAAGAAGAAGTTTTACGACAAATATGGATATGAGTTAAGGCCTCCTAGAACGTGGAAAGAGTATGATGATATATCGGAGTTCTTCACCCGTCCACCCAACCTCTACGGCACATGGGTATACGTGCCACTATACTGGAACAGGAGGAATTACAAGCAAATACTAGCCTCAAGAGGAGTCGACTACTTCGATGAGAACATGGTCCCCTTAATAGATTCACCAGCTGGCATAGAAGCCATGGAAGAGTTAAAAATGCGGCTTGACAAATTCTGTCCACCTGAAGCCATGACGGGCATATGGGATTCCGCGTACGACTTCTTCGCAAAGGGTAAGCTTGCGATGCAAATGGCTTGGGCCTCGTTGAAGAAATACTGTGAAGCAATGGGACTTGGAGAAAAGGTCAAGAACGTTCTCACGCCTGGATTTCCAACTAAAGATGGAAGGGTGAGACATGCGTCTATGATCGGTGAAAGCCACATAGAATTCGTTAACAAGTATTCTAAGCATCCGGAGCTATCCTTCGCCTTGCTCACCTACTATGCCGATCCAGAAGTCAGCGCGAAAGTGGTCTGCGATCCGGCGGGATTCCTTGAACCCTTCAGGGTATGCCATTTCGACGACCCATACGTCCAAAAGTCTTATGGAGGAAAATACTATACGGATGTTCTGAAGGAAGCATTTGACTACGTGGTGCCCGACATAAACTTGCCCACCGCACCTGAATACGACGATGTGTTAACAAAACACATAAACGCGGTCCTAACAGGCGCTGAGTCCCCAAAGGAAGGAATGAAAGCGGTTCACGACGCTTGGGAAGAAACAACGGAGCGCTACGGAAGAGAAAAGCTGATTGAAGCGCTCAAGACCTTCGGCCCACCCGACCATAAAGGATACGGTCCGAAGCTTGCCCCGTTAATGAATCCAGACCTATAA